The genomic region CCCTTAAATAAGATGCATTGACAAATTGCTCATCTTCGACAACGTTCAATCATGTTTaattgatttctttattttcagttCATGATCTGCAGAGCTTTGGACTAGACAATGTAAGTCGCTTCACTTCTTTTCAATAACATTGATATGCCATTGCCCATAATATTAAACCTAACAGAGTTCTTTTGGGATGACCACAGATCAACATGACGCATTTCATCAAACATCTTTCATTTGGCAAAGACTATCCTGGAATTGTCAATCCTTTAGATGGTACTAACATAGCAGCACCTCAAGGTAAGTGCATGTcatttcttaaaagaaaaaatCATTATGGCTAACAGCATAGGTTTGTCCACAATTAAAGAACCCTTCTTTAACTTTTCCATTGTCAAAGGTCACTGCTAGAGGTCAATCccacagttgtcctcaatgtCATAATCTAGCAACAGTCAACAATTACATCCTAGATTGAGTCCAAgatttacagaattttttttttatcagtttttattGACACTTGTGTCCTTGAATGTGGGTATGATAACATAGGGATGAATCTAGAAATGGTTCAAAGTCCTGTAATTACAGAAGTGGCATTAGTGTGATCTCAGCAGCGGATACCCATCCCAATGGCCATGAAGGTTCCAAACGTGCCACCACTTTGCATCATGGTCTTTCCAACTCCCCCCATCAACTCTCGACCCCTCATGCCAATCCTGAATAAAACATAAGCATCTCTATTAAGCAAAAAGTACCAATTTTAGTTAATGTTACAaatatatatgataaataatcctaaaaaaggCAATGGTTGTTCATACCTGAGACAGGAGAATGTTCCAAACATGGCACCTGCAGCCATTCCCACAGCAAAACCCATCATGAAGCCCATCTTGACTCTGTCAAAGCAACTGGGCTGCGTCTGTCCGTATGATCCTACTGTCACCGGCATCTGGAAAGAGGACAATATTTTGTCTTTAATTACTTTAAATATGtaaagagagagagtgtgtgtgtgtgtatatgtgtatatatatatatatatatatataactttaatTTTTGGTCGTCATAGGTGGATTTCGAGCCAGCTGTCATATAATGACCTCTAAAATGCCCTAAAAATGCTACTTGTACCAATGCTGACTAGATAGGTGGCTTACTAGGTTTTTACTGATTAGCCACACACCTGCGTATTAGCTGAAGGTAATTACATAAGTAACTTAAGTGAAACTGGCTTATTTAtgagatttaaataaataaatgttacggTTAAAGTTAAACTAAAACATAAAACAGTGAATTTATTACACGCGAGTCGCTAATTTCGTTAAATGTCATCAAGGTCTCTGGCCTTAAACAAACTAACGTTACGTCGAGCACTGTACTGTTCGCAACGATTAATTATCGGAAAATATTTCTGAAGAAACTGTGCTTACCTTGTCAAAATCGCTATGTGAGTGTCTGTATTAGTTCGTTTTCTGAGAAAATTGTCCAATGTTTGCTGTAGGACTGCTTCACACGGACGCCATTACTTGAGAGGAAGTGGATGGTGACGCGGAGAATGTTAGGTTGAGAAGCGCTGCAGCGTCATCTAGCGGTAGAGCCAATCACGTGTTTAGATTGGAGAGTCGCTTGCCCACTAACGGTGAATGTTAAAATTGCAGGGGTTTGTAATGAAACGCCAAATTAGTTTGATCTCCTAAGTATACTATAATAATTTATTCCCTATCATAATAAAGGTTAGAACATTGGAATTATAAACACATGTCACCAACTTGtccaaaaaaattttttataaacTTTGTTATACTTACTGTTATCTACTATATCTTACTGTTCTTGTTGTTAGTGCAACAGGATTTTAAGAGAATACTTTAGAGATAAAAGTTGAAGATCCTGTATGTCACATTGACCTTTGCACTCTTTTGCTCTTTACAGCATCAATGATGTACCAGTATTTTGTGAAAATTGTGCCAACGATATACGTTAAAGGAGATGGAGAGGTAAGAGAGCTGAGCTATGGGAAAATAAGGGGGTTAAAAACAGAGCATGCTCACAAAAACTGGTAAAACTGGTTTCTTGGTAAATATGAcagtaaatacactaccagtcaaaagttttggaactgtaagattttaattttttttttaaagaagtctctcaggctcaccaagcctacatttatttgatccaaagtagagctAAAACAGTaagattctgaaatatttttgctatttaaaataactgttttctatttaaatatattttcaaatgtaatttattcctgtgatcaaaggtgAATTTTTATTGTTATGCTGAAAATAGTAGaatttttgtcaggtttctttgaatagaaagttcaaaagaacatttatctgaaataaataaaaaatgtaacattataaatgtttttatcatcacttttttttttggtcaatttaaagcatccttgctaaataaaagtattaatttctatcattatttcttcccccccaaaaataaatattgacccttttgaatggtatagtgtataattttaccaaaacattttatttcagataaatgctgatctttggatctttatattcatcaaagaatcttgaaaaaaaagtactcaactgtattaaatattgataataatatagaatgaatgatttctaaagggtgatgctgaaaattcagctttaaaatcacaggaataagttacattttagaatatattcaaatagaaaacagttatttttaaatagaataatatttcactttaaatcaaataaatgcaggcttggtgagaagaagagacttttttaaaaaacattcaaattttttctgttcaaaaacttttgactggtagtgtaaataaggTTTTACAGTACTGACAATAACTAAAGTAGTAACAATGCTGTATATAGCTGCAAGTTATGATTGTTATGGtaatcttttatttaaaaaatttgatttaagatgagaattaaaaaaaactattcagAATGATTCAATTATTgtcttattgatttttttttttttttagacatgggTGATAAAAGAAAATGCTTTTGTCTTTTACTTTAGATTGTTAAAACAAACCAGTTTTCAGTAACGAGACATGAGAAAGTAGCCAATGGGCTGATTGGAGATCAGGGCCTACCTGGTGTGTTTGTGCTTTATGAACTGTCTCCAATGATGGTCAAATTCACAGAGAAGCAGAGGTACGTCTGTTTTGTTAACTTATCATTTAATTGCGTAACATGCATTGAGTTCACTTTGATTTAAAAGAAGTTCTAAAGTAATGTGTGTTTCATGCTGGAatgattttgatatttttaacaCGTGTTTTCGCAGGTCTTTCACCCATTTCCTAACAGGAGTTTGTGCCATTATAGGAGGTGTTTTCACAGGTGAGATTCCAGTCTGTGTTTTGTACTTTCACAGTGGTTTTCACAGAAATGTACTGTGTGTGCAGAATGGAAGAATGTAGACTGTAAACCTACTTTTACTGCTTGTTTTTACTGTGGTGGTAGCATTTTGACATTTACATGCTGAGAACCGTCCTGAACATCATGTACATGAGACATGTGTAAAATCCAGCCAAACCCATTCCAATTCAGCAGCAAAAAGCATCTGTACCATTCAGAAAAGCACAGTCACAAGATTCCACACCCTACACTAAATTTGTTTCTCATGATCTTAAAAACCTTTTGATCTATGGACTAAAGCTTAAAAGCTGAAGATTAGTTTTTAAAGACACTAAGGCCtgatttcacagacaaggcttagcCTAAACTAGGATTAtgtcatagttcaattaggacatttaagtaatttttataaatgtgccttaggaaaaaacattactggtgtgcatctgaaaacaaaacaaaggcactgatatattttaagatcagtcagtgcagtttctttcagttgaaacagcccAGACCTACATTtcagt from Garra rufa chromosome 12, GarRuf1.0, whole genome shotgun sequence harbors:
- the LOC141347056 gene encoding reactive oxygen species modulator 1, with product MPVTVGSYGQTQPSCFDRVKMGFMMGFAVGMAAGAMFGTFSCLRIGMRGRELMGGVGKTMMQSGGTFGTFMAIGMGIRC